In Triplophysa rosa linkage group LG7, Trosa_1v2, whole genome shotgun sequence, the following proteins share a genomic window:
- the mych gene encoding myelocytomatosis oncogene homolog — protein sequence MLLACSPSHDWLCESEPLLFDDEFCQSLMKDLQSIPTPPQSPPMKPGLVKPLTTVEQLELVSELLMEDSGFLHLDWNCDFNAAAEDPLSDDCLWHTGGDKHMEDKLSAVLSTSPLLSDIDTQIFAEIAGSTLDCHNVALACQALESDDLPLEREEQIESTSDYGSLSTGGESSASDSDEEIDVVTVRRPSALTRSQHQQLLEEQQRALKRHHFEIQQQHNYAAPRPASPPPAPPSPCSTPSLKRSRVLGDSHRSGQSSGRSRNLASRQGADMEDEEERRRTHNVMERQRRNELKNCFLRLRDHVPELSSNDKASKVVILKRAKDSIRNLEAENKRQIQDLERLEARNLRLKARLDEIKRR from the exons ATGCTGCTGGCTTGTTCTCCGTCGCACGACTGGCTCTGCGAGTCGGAACCGCTGCTTTTTGACGACGAGTTTTGTCAGAGTCTCATGAAAGATTTGCAGTCCATCCCCACGCCGCCACAGTCTCCTCCGATGAAGCCCGGACTCGTAAAACCCCTGACCACCGTGGAACAGTTGGAGTTGGTATCAGAACTTTTGATGGAGGACAGCGGCTTTCTCCACTTGGACTGGAATTGTGATTTCAATGCGGCAGCGGAGGATCCGCTCTCGGACGACTGTCTGTGGCACACCGGCGGGGATAAACACATGGAGGATAAACTTTCAGCCGTCCTCTCCACGAGTCCCCTGCTATCCGATATTGACACTCAGATTTTTGCAGAAATCGCGGGCTCTACGCTGGATTGCCACAACGTGGCGCTCGCCTGTCAGGCTCTGGAGAGCGACGATTTACCTCTGGAGAGAGAGGAACAGATCGAGTCCACATCAGACTATGGTTCACTGTCCACTGGAGGAGAATCATCTGCTAGTGATTCTG ATGAGGAGATTGACGTTGTGACTGTCAGGCGGCCAAGCGCATTGACGCGCTCTCAGCATCAACAGCTTCTGGAGGAGCAGCAGCGTGCTCTCAAGCGCCATCATTTTGAAattcaacaacaacacaactatGCAGCGCCACGGCCAGCTTCCCCTCCTCCGGCCCCGCCCTCTCCTTGTTCCACCCCTTCTCTCAAGCGCAGCCGCGTGCTTGGAGACTCCCACCGGAGCGGGCAGAGCTCGGGGCGCTCCCGGAACCTCGCTTCACGGCAAGGGGCGGACATGGAGGACGAGGAGGAGAGACGGAGGACGCACAACGTGATGGAGAGGCAAAGGCGCAACGAGCTGAAGAACTGCTTTCTGAGACTACGGGACCACGTCCCCGAACTGTCCAGTAACGACAAAGCTTCAAAGGTTGTGATTTTGAAGCGAGCTAAAGATAGCATCAGAAATCTGGAAGCAGAGAACAAGAGACAAATTCAGGACTTGGAGAGGCTTGAAGCGAGGAATCTCCGGTTGAAAGCCAGACTAGACGAGATTAAAAGACGTTGA